The Treponema sp. J25 genome window below encodes:
- the alr gene encoding alanine racemase: MRATRAIIHLEHFKKNLEAIRQKIGPHPFICLPVKADAYGHGAVRIAIAALQMGVKYLAVASVQEGIELRQAGIVAPILLFSLPIPEEIPDLVRYRLTPLVSDGEFCDEFARHVATTGECRPVHLKIDTGMGRIGCQTQEAPSLVQRIHATGVLRLEGTATHFAVADSLLPEDIQYTQKQIRAFKEAIERIRDRGYDPGILHAANSGAVVLHEEAYFDMVRPGLLAYGYPPIKERAGSVPVRPVMELQSRVVFIKRVPQGTSISYGRTWQAPQDTTIITIPVGYADGLVRGLSGKFSVFIRGALYPQVGRICMDQCMVDVGPKATIQRWDVVSIFGGPLPCPSAADLAEQLGTIPYEITCGINKRVPRVYVE, encoded by the coding sequence ATGCGCGCCACTCGGGCAATCATTCATCTAGAGCATTTTAAAAAGAATCTTGAAGCGATTCGCCAAAAAATTGGTCCCCATCCTTTTATATGTCTTCCCGTAAAGGCCGATGCCTACGGCCATGGGGCCGTTCGAATAGCCATCGCGGCGTTACAAATGGGGGTAAAGTACCTGGCCGTGGCCTCAGTCCAGGAGGGTATAGAACTACGCCAGGCGGGCATCGTAGCACCCATTCTCCTTTTTTCTCTCCCCATTCCCGAAGAAATCCCCGATTTGGTACGGTACCGTCTTACCCCTCTTGTCTCGGATGGAGAATTCTGCGATGAATTCGCCCGCCATGTGGCAACCACCGGGGAATGCCGGCCAGTCCATCTTAAAATCGATACAGGAATGGGTCGTATTGGCTGTCAGACCCAGGAAGCACCATCATTGGTACAACGGATTCATGCCACGGGGGTACTTCGCTTAGAAGGAACAGCCACCCATTTTGCGGTGGCCGATTCCCTTTTGCCAGAGGATATTCAATACACCCAAAAACAGATTCGGGCATTTAAAGAAGCAATCGAGCGCATTCGAGATAGGGGCTACGATCCGGGCATCCTCCATGCGGCCAATTCTGGAGCGGTAGTTCTCCACGAAGAGGCCTATTTTGACATGGTTCGTCCCGGCCTTTTAGCCTATGGATATCCACCGATAAAAGAGCGGGCAGGCTCAGTGCCTGTTCGGCCAGTAATGGAGCTTCAAAGCCGGGTCGTGTTTATAAAAAGGGTTCCTCAGGGCACATCCATCTCCTATGGGCGAACCTGGCAGGCTCCGCAGGATACCACCATTATTACTATCCCTGTGGGATATGCCGACGGCCTGGTACGGGGCCTTTCGGGGAAATTTTCTGTGTTTATCCGGGGGGCTCTGTACCCACAGGTAGGTCGCATTTGCATGGATCAATGCATGGTTGATGTGGGGCCGAAGGCCACCATACAACGTTGGGATGTGGTAAGCATCTTCGGGGGACCCCTACCCTGTCCAAGCGCCGCCGATCTGGCGGAACAGCTCGGCACCATTCCCTACGAAATCACCTGTGGTATTAACAAACGGGTACCCCGGGTGTATGTGGAATGA